In the Sorghum bicolor cultivar BTx623 chromosome 4, Sorghum_bicolor_NCBIv3, whole genome shotgun sequence genome, CAATTTATCGTAGTTGAGGGCTTCTAGATCGCGTCTCCGAAAGGAATTGGATGACGATTCTTCGGAGGACAAGGAGTACGACATGTTCGTAGCTGCTGCGATTGTGCGCACTTTTTTGCACAAGAGCAAACGAGTTCATGGTGGTTCGGTCCCTGGCCATGCTGTAATTTTTCGCGATAGAGAAGGCGGCCACCGGAGGATGTATCAAGATTACCTGGCGGATAATCCGACGTATGGAGACGTTTTATTCCGTCGGAGGTTGGCATTCTTTGACATTTTACATTAATTCatattgttctttttttttcgaggtgttgaacttttgtttgttttattCATATTCAGAATGAGCAAGCCTCTTTTCCGACGCATCATGGACGCGGTTGAAGAACATGATCATTACTTTGTGCAGAAAAGGGATGCAGCTGGCGTGCTTGGTCTGAGTTGTTTCCAGAAAGTCACTGCTGCACTTCGTATGCTCACATATGGGGTTTCTGCTGATGCTACAGATGAGTATGTTCGTATTGGCGAAAGCACTGCACTTGAGAGTCTTTGTAAGTTCGTTAGAGCAGTTGTAGAAATATTTTAAGCGGAATACCTGAGACACCCCACTGATGCGGACGTAGCAAGCTTGCTAGCGGTGAATGAGAAAAGAGGTTTCCCAGGCATGTTAGGGTCTATAGATTGTATGCACTGGGAATGGAAGAATTGTCCTATGTCATCACAGGGGCAGTACAAGGGGCATGAGAACAGACCAACTATAATTTTAGAAGCTGTTGCATCGTATGACCTTTGGTGCTGGCATGCTTTTTTCGGGATGCCTGGATCTCATAATGATATCAACGTTCTTCACCGGTCTCCTCTGTTCGACAACCTGGCTGAAGGGAGAGCTCCTGAGGTGAACTATTCCATTAATGGCCATGATTATAAGATGGGGTACTTGCTCGCAGATGGTATTTACCCCCATTGGGCGACTTTAGTGAAGACCATCTCATCACCTATGTGGAACAAGCAGAAATATTTTGCAACAGCACAAGAAGCAGCGAGGAAGGATGTTGAAAGGTTTTTTGGGGTCTTGCAGGCAAGGTTTCCCATCATTAGACAGCCAGGTCGCATCTGGGACAGGGAGACACTAGCGTTGATCATGAGGGCTTGTGTTATCATGCACAATATGATTGTTGAAGACGAAAGAGTTCTGGACCCAGACGAGCGGTTCCCGGATGTTGGTGAGAATGTGCAACCTTCTCATGGCACGCCCACTCGCACGCTAGCTGAATTTATTGAAGCCCATAAACAAATAAGAGACAAACCAACACACTTTCAGTTGAAAGAAGATCTCATTGAGCACCTATGGAACCGTCATCCTGATTTATACCCCATGGAACCAGCATCTTGAATTAGATTTATATTGCTAGCATATTTTGTCAAAGTGTGTAATGATCGGCACAATTTAGTTTCATATTTATATTGCTATCATATTTTACTGTAACAACTCCGAAAGCGTACCATGTCTTGAATTGTCTTTCCACTAGCATTCCTACGAAGAATCTTGTCGTAAGCCGAACAGAACTTGTTGACTTCCTTCTGAATAGTCATCCACCTATGCATAAGTGAATTGTCTGTCCTCTCAGAGTCGGTTTTTTTGTTTGCATCAAAGAATGCACGAACTCGACCCCAAAATGTTGCAAGTCTTTGATTGGCCCCGTGAATAGGATCTTTGCTAACTTGCAACCAAGCTGCACATATTACTTTATCTTCCTCTTGATCAAATTTTTTGGACCTATGAACATGGCCACCACGACGGGGAGCTCGAACTTTGGTTGCCGGCACTTTCAAAACATCATGCGATTCAATACGACTATCAGAACCATTGGATTGGGTTTGTGAGTTTGTTGGAAAGGTCATTTCATCAGTAAGATGAGCATCAGAATCTCCTGTTAGAATGCCCGCATAGTATTCGATTCCATCCATTTGATTGAAACTACAACAAATTGCAGCAAACTTTTACAACAATATACATATGAGATAAAAAATTCAGCAAACTTTTAGAACAAAATATGACATAAAACATGGCCATCTATCCGACAACTCTACAAATCATGCCTTCGTCGCCGGCCATCTAAAACCCTAGGCCGCCATGAATTATCCTCCGAGCCCGCCATGACCACCCCACATCCGGCCATACCATCTGTCCTCGTCTCTACCGGCCAcgttcacccccccccccccaagaaGGCACAAAATCTCCAAACCCGCCCATCCCCAAACCCTAGAAACAATGGCGGCCAAAATACAGGAATCGACCTGGACTAGATTGGAATCCATGGAGACATACAGGAACCGAGCTGGAGTACCTGGGAGATGCGGCGGCGGAGGGAGGGAGGGGCCGCACGAAGACTTGCGTCGCGATGAAGATGTTGTGTGGCGGCGGCGAAGGGAGCTGTCGCGCGATGAAGAAGCCGAGCGATGAAGAAGCCGCGCGATGAAGAAGTCGTGTGGCGGCAGCGGAGGGAgatcggggggggggggggggggagagataAATCGCGCGGGAGTCATTTGGCGCGCCGAGTCGGGCAACCGCGATGCCGCCCAAAATATTTCGCGCGAGGGGACCGAGCGGCTACGTGGCGGACCGAATTCCTTGCGAATCCCAAATGCAAAGCCTTGAGgaggtttgcatatatgcaaagtttCCACCTCTATTTGCAAACCTTACCAAATTGCAAACCTCATTTGCAAAGCCATTGGAGAGGTGttttctactcttttttgcAAATTGGGCAATGCAAAGTTGATTTGCAAagtccttggagatgctctaagggagttcttgtcaaaaaaaaaacgatCTAAGGGAGTTTGACTATCATGGACCTAGGTCCAAACCTTTTTAACCATGCATATCTGATTAACTAGTATAGTACACTACTATTTGTGTTACTTGCTGAAGCGTCCAGGCGACGAATCAGTTTGTAGCTAGTCAGAGTATTATCTATGTCTCTGAAGAGACTAGTCAGAGTATTATCATTGTATATGTCACTGAAGCTTAGCTGGAATGGAAGTGTCTGCCTCAAAACCTGGTCAGAAGAAAGGGCCATGTTGGTTCGGTAACATAACATTGACCGTCAGGCAGTCTGCCTGCGTTAGCTCACTGACCAGACCACCACTTCTTGTAATCCACCCGCAAGTGACGAAGCTGGCTGGGGTTGGTAGGTAGGTAGGTAGGCTCGGTGGTTTACAGTTGTGTTGCTTTCACTGAGAGTGTTTCGTGCAGAGTAGAATCAAGTTCGTGGCCTGATTTGATCAACGGACGCATGCAGAAGACAGACGAACACCGGAACACGGACGGGTTCACTTTCACTCCCATGCTCATCAGATT is a window encoding:
- the LOC110434831 gene encoding uncharacterized protein LOC110434831 produces the protein MLGSIDCMHWEWKNCPMSSQGQYKGHENRPTIILEAVASYDLWCWHAFFGMPGSHNDINVLHRSPLFDNLAEGRAPEVNYSINGHDYKMGYLLADGIYPHWATLVKTISSPMWNKQKYFATAQEAARKDVERFFGVLQARFPIIRQPGRIWDRETLALIMRACVIMHNMIVEDERVLDPDERFPDVGENVQPSHGTPTRTLAEFIEAHKQIRDKPTHFQLKEDLIEHLWNRHPDLYPMEPAS
- the LOC110434830 gene encoding uncharacterized protein LOC110434830, with the translated sequence MASRLPENNLVARRIAKLRASRSRLRKELDDDSSEDKEYDIMSKPLFRRIMDAVEEHDHYFVQKRDAAGVLGLSCFQKVTAALRMLTYGVSADATDEYVRIGESTALESLCKFVRAVVEIF